One window of the Eucalyptus grandis isolate ANBG69807.140 chromosome 8, ASM1654582v1, whole genome shotgun sequence genome contains the following:
- the LOC104415318 gene encoding F-box/kelch-repeat protein At1g16250, with amino-acid sequence MDSLYEPIIPGLPDDLALRCLARVSHGFQGLLETVSKKWREVTRGTEYANFKAREGWSGDWLFVLTEGSENQWIAYDPEADRWHPIPKMPRTHPDWKHTGFSCVCVGGRFLVIGGAYASSDPGFPHQKPIITNEVYQFDPFRKEWTAVSSMQMPRSHFACCVISGKVYVAGGRNLSCPRGLTLAECYDPLSNKWEELPPMPNPQTDCIGLSYNGKFHVLNDQVGLLDQNPSEVFCPLTGLWNTVEDHWPFSRAMQVAVQVIENDRVYTIVDWGESLIKTRDAAKGEWYDVGKVPSVFLPNHSRPLEVFDYGFAGLGHELYVLGGKVLKWEDSGAGRFDIVKLGLVRVCDPSESPLNWRETRPMCLTASGSILGCASLEESSVS; translated from the exons AT GGATTCTCTGTATGAACCTATAATTCCAGGGCTGCCGGATGATCTGGCCTTGAGATGCTTGGCCAGAGTGTCTCATGGGTTCCAGGGGCTGCTAGAAACAGTCTCGAAGAAGTGGAGAGAAGTTACGCGAGGCACGGAATATGCCAACTTCAAGGCTAGGGAAGGCTGGTCCGGGGATTGGTTATTCGTTCTCACGGAGGGCTCCGAGAACCAGTGGATTGCTTATGATCCGGAAGCTGATAGATGGCATCCCATACCAAAGATGCCAAGAACGCATCCCGACTGGAAGCACACTGGCTTTTCTTGTGTTTGTGTTGGTGGCAGATTTCTTGTCATTGGTGGGGCTTATGCATCGAGTGATCCAGGGTTCCCTCATCAGAAGCCTATCATAACTAATGAGGTCTACCAGTTCGACCCTTTCAGAAAAGAATGGACTGCAGTGTCAAGTATGCAAATGCCACGTTCACACTTTGCGTGTTGCGTCATCTCTGGAAAGGTGTATGTTGCTGGGGGTCGCAATCTTTCGTGCCCAAGAGGCCTCACTCTTGCTGAATGTTACGATCCATTGTCAAACAA ATGGGAAGAACTACCACCAATGCCCAATCCCCAAACGGATTGCATAGGCTTGTCATACAACGGCAAATTTCATGTTCTCAATGATCAAGTAGGACTTTTGGACCAAAATCCATCAGAAGTTTTCTGTCCATTAACTGGATTGTGGAACACAGTAGAGGATCATTGGCCTTTTTCTAGGGCAATGCAAGTAGCTGTGCAGGTCATTGAAAATGATCGTGTATACACAATTGTAGATTGGGGTGAGAGCTTAATTAAGACAAGGGATGCTGCCAAAGGAGAATGGTACGATGTGGGGAAAGTTCCTTCTGTTTTCCTTCCCAACCACTCGCGACCACTAGAAGTCTTTGATTATGGTTTTGCTGGTCTTGGGCATGAACTGTATGTATTGGGTGGGAAGGTTCTCAAGTGGGAAGACTCGGGAGCTGGGAGATTTGATATTGTAAAACTAGGTTTGGTGAGAGTTTGCGACCCTTCCGAGTCCCCGTTGAACTGGCGTGAGACAAGACCAATGTGTCTGACTGCATCAGGCTCGATTCTAGGATGTGCTTCCCTTGAAGAAAGCTCTGTTTCTTAG